The Coregonus clupeaformis isolate EN_2021a chromosome 8, ASM2061545v1, whole genome shotgun sequence genome has a segment encoding these proteins:
- the LOC121583556 gene encoding C-C motif chemokine 4 homolog, which produces MRSAQILLLLCILGAALWSAALANNGNGPEECCFKYYTRKIPAQFIREYEMTRSDCPKRGIILVTRKSYRLCANPDDPSIENIMKSVDDRKFQ; this is translated from the exons ATGCGGTCTGCTCAGATCCTTCTCCTGCTGTGCATCCTGGGAGCAGCCCTGTGGTCCGCCGCGTTGGCCAACA ATGGAAATGGTCCTGAAGAATGCTGTTTCAAGTATTACACAAGAAAAATCCCCGCACAATTCATCAGGGAATATGAAATGACCAGATCTGACTGCCCTAAGAGGGGAATCAT CTTGGTCACAAGAAAGAGCTACCGCCTCTGTGCCAATCCAGATGATCCTTCGATTGAGAACATCATGAAGTCCGTCGATGACAGGAAATTCCAGTAA